The Daphnia carinata strain CSIRO-1 chromosome 2, CSIRO_AGI_Dcar_HiC_V3, whole genome shotgun sequence genome has a segment encoding these proteins:
- the LOC130686632 gene encoding uncharacterized protein LOC130686632 — protein sequence MIRFDSNDASPDEVIDIYFNDTRVKRMLKSMYKINSAIALPSLVLLIPILASFMDPSRDYILLLCLGLLPSICICQSSSLIARSAKRNRSVKLLKASAILAVCYCIFGILGLISVGSLLVFSSKACERPTCVSDAICSAVLCLITIIGVVYNIIHAKLLIPAIWHNEALEERANSLSLDEVPEEGPISTISEMAEGRESPLTSELGFSYLRMENPVEVFP from the exons ATGATACGGTTCGATAGCAACGATGCATCCCCGGACGAAGTCATCGATATCTACTTTAACGACACTCGCGTCAAAAGAATGCTAAAATCGATGTACAAAATCAACAGTGCAATTGCCCTCCCTTCGTTGGTTCTCCTCATACCG ATATTGGCCAGCTTCATGGACCCTAGCAGGGACTATATTTTGTTGCTCTGCCTTGGTTTGTTGCCGAGTATCTGCATCTGTCAGTCGTCGTCATTAATTGCCCGATCTGCGAAAAGGAACCGAAGCGTGAAATT GCTCAAGGCGTCGGCTATCCTTGCAGTATGTTATTGTATTTTTGGTATCTTGGGACTCATCTCGGTTGGATCACTCCTTGTGTTCTCCAGCAAAGCGTGCGAAAGACCGACAT GTGTTAGTGACGCAATTTGCTCGGCTGTGCTCTGTTTGATCACCATTATCGGAGTAGTCTACAACATTATTCATGCCAAACTGCTCATTCCCGCCATTTGGCACAATGAAGCCCTCGAAGAACGAGCA AATTCTCTTAGCCTTGACGAAGTTCCTGAGGAAGGACCGATCTCAACAATCAGTGAAATGGCGGAGGGAAGAGAATCTCCTTTAACTAGTGAACTTGGATTCTCCTACTTGCGGATGGAGAACCCCG